A window of the Serratia sarumanii genome harbors these coding sequences:
- the potE gene encoding putrescine-ornithine antiporter has product MSKSNNKMGVVQLTILTAVNMMGSGIIMLPTKLAEVGTISIVSWLVTAVGSMALAYAFAKCGMFSRKSGGMGGYAEYAFGKSGNFMANYTYGVSLLIANIAIAISAVGYGTELFDTTLSPLGICIATIGVLWLATVANFGGARITGKISGITVWGVIIPVVGISVIGWYWFSGSAYVAAWNPHQVPTFEAIGASISMTLWAFLGLESACANTDVVENPERNVPIAVLGGTLSAAVIYIISTNVIAGIVPNMDLANSTAPFGLAFSHMFNPAVGKIIMALMVMSCVGSLLGWQFTIAQVFKSSADSGFFPKIFSKLSKADAPVKGMLTIVVIQSGLSLMTISPSLNKQFNVLVNLAVVTNIIPYILSMAALVIIQKVAKVPDNKARIANIIAGIGALYSFYALYSSGEEAMMWGAIATFLGWTLYGIVSPRFELAGKKG; this is encoded by the coding sequence ATGAGTAAGTCCAATAATAAAATGGGGGTCGTGCAATTAACGATCCTGACCGCCGTGAATATGATGGGTTCCGGCATAATTATGCTGCCGACCAAGCTGGCCGAAGTGGGCACGATTTCGATCGTTTCCTGGCTGGTGACCGCCGTCGGCTCGATGGCGCTGGCCTACGCCTTCGCCAAATGCGGCATGTTCAGCCGTAAATCCGGCGGCATGGGCGGCTACGCCGAATACGCCTTCGGCAAATCGGGCAACTTTATGGCGAACTACACCTACGGCGTTTCGCTGCTGATCGCCAACATCGCCATCGCCATTTCCGCCGTCGGCTACGGCACCGAGCTGTTCGACACCACCCTCAGCCCGCTCGGGATCTGTATCGCCACCATCGGCGTGCTGTGGCTGGCGACCGTCGCCAACTTCGGCGGCGCGCGCATCACCGGCAAAATCAGCGGCATCACTGTCTGGGGCGTGATCATTCCGGTGGTGGGCATCTCGGTCATCGGCTGGTACTGGTTCAGCGGCAGCGCCTACGTCGCCGCCTGGAACCCGCATCAGGTGCCGACCTTCGAAGCCATCGGCGCCTCGATCTCGATGACCCTGTGGGCGTTCCTGGGGCTGGAATCCGCCTGCGCCAACACCGACGTGGTGGAAAACCCGGAGCGCAACGTGCCGATCGCCGTACTGGGCGGCACCCTAAGCGCGGCGGTGATCTATATCATTTCAACCAACGTGATCGCCGGCATCGTGCCGAACATGGATCTGGCCAACTCCACCGCACCGTTCGGGCTGGCGTTCTCCCACATGTTCAACCCGGCGGTCGGCAAGATCATCATGGCGTTGATGGTGATGTCCTGCGTCGGCTCGCTGCTCGGCTGGCAGTTCACCATCGCTCAGGTGTTCAAATCCTCCGCCGACAGCGGCTTCTTCCCGAAAATCTTCTCCAAGCTGAGCAAGGCCGACGCGCCGGTTAAAGGCATGTTGACCATCGTCGTCATCCAGAGCGGCCTGTCGCTGATGACTATCAGCCCGTCGCTGAACAAGCAGTTCAACGTGCTGGTGAACCTGGCGGTGGTGACCAACATCATCCCTTACATCCTGTCGATGGCGGCGCTGGTCATTATTCAGAAAGTGGCGAAGGTGCCGGACAACAAGGCGCGCATCGCCAATATCATCGCCGGCATCGGCGCGCTGTACAGCTTCTACGCGCTCTACAGCTCCGGTGAGGAAGCGATGATGTGGGGCGCCATCGCCACCTTCCTCGGCTGGACGCTGTATGGCATCGTTTCGCCGCGCTTCGAGCTGGCGGGAAAAAAGGGGTAA
- a CDS encoding GNAT family N-acetyltransferase yields MLIRVEIPVDAAGIDALLRRAFGRDDEADLVQQLREDGLLTLGVVATDDEGGVVGYAAFSPVDVAGEDRQWVALAPLAVDESLRRQGLAEKLVYEGLDSLNEFSYAAVVVLGDPAYYGRFGFKPAAAYGLNCRWPDTESAFQVYPLAEDALNGVSGEVAFSAPFNRF; encoded by the coding sequence ATGCTGATCCGCGTAGAGATCCCGGTAGACGCGGCGGGCATAGACGCCTTGCTGCGCCGCGCCTTTGGCCGCGACGACGAAGCCGATCTGGTGCAGCAGCTGCGCGAAGACGGCCTGCTGACGCTGGGCGTGGTCGCCACTGACGACGAAGGCGGGGTGGTGGGTTACGCCGCGTTCAGCCCGGTGGACGTGGCCGGCGAAGATCGCCAATGGGTGGCGCTGGCGCCGCTGGCGGTAGATGAAAGCCTGCGCCGCCAGGGGCTGGCTGAAAAACTGGTGTACGAAGGCTTGGATTCGTTGAACGAATTCAGCTACGCCGCGGTGGTGGTGCTGGGCGATCCGGCCTACTACGGCCGCTTCGGTTTTAAACCGGCCGCCGCCTATGGCCTGAACTGCCGCTGGCCGGACACGGAAAGCGCATTCCAGGTGTATCCGCTGGCGGAAGACGCCCTGAACGGCGTCAGCGGCGAAGTGGCTTTTTCGGCGCCGTTTAATCGCTTTTAA
- a CDS encoding YhbP family protein, producing the protein MNTPEQRQQIADFIGKQHVLTLCAGDGLDMWCANCFYVFDAAAMALWLMTEPHTRHGGLMLNNGRVVGTIAPKPKSIALIRGVQYRAEAVLLSGEEAEAARARYCKRFPIARAMKASVWRLDLHEVKMTDNTLGFGKKLHWARSIL; encoded by the coding sequence TTGAATACCCCAGAACAACGGCAGCAGATTGCGGATTTCATCGGCAAACAACACGTCTTGACGCTGTGCGCCGGCGACGGCCTCGACATGTGGTGCGCCAACTGTTTTTACGTGTTCGACGCCGCGGCGATGGCGCTGTGGCTGATGACCGAACCGCACACCCGCCACGGCGGGCTGATGCTGAACAACGGCCGGGTGGTCGGCACCATCGCGCCGAAGCCGAAAAGCATCGCGCTGATCCGCGGCGTGCAGTATCGCGCCGAGGCGGTGCTGCTGAGCGGCGAAGAAGCCGAGGCGGCGCGCGCGCGTTACTGCAAGCGCTTCCCGATCGCCAGGGCGATGAAAGCCTCGGTTTGGCGGCTGGATCTGCACGAGGTGAAGATGACCGACAACACCCTCGGCTTCGGCAAGAAGCTGCATTGGGCGCGGTCTATACTTT
- the ubiU gene encoding ubiquinone anaerobic biosynthesis protein UbiU, protein MELLCPAGNLPALKAAVDNGADAVYIGLKDDTNARHFAGLNFTEKKLQEAVDYVHRHGRKLHIAINTFAHPDGYARWQRAVDMAAQLGADALILADLAMLEYAAQRYPQLERHVSVQASATNEEAIRFYQRNFEVGRVVLPRVLSMHQVKQLARTSPVPLEVFAFGSLCIMAEGRCYLSSYLTGESPNTVGACSPARFVRWQQTPQGMESRLNDVLIDRYQDHENAGYPTLCKGRYLVDDVRYHALEEPTSLNTLELLPELLAANIASVKIEGRQRSPAYVSQVARVWRQAIDRCQADPAAYRADAAWMETLGAMSEGTQTTLGAYHRKWQ, encoded by the coding sequence ATGGAGCTGCTTTGTCCCGCCGGCAACCTGCCGGCCCTGAAGGCCGCGGTGGATAACGGCGCCGACGCCGTTTACATCGGTCTGAAAGACGATACCAACGCGCGCCACTTCGCCGGCCTCAACTTCACCGAGAAAAAGCTGCAGGAAGCGGTCGATTACGTGCATCGCCACGGCCGCAAGCTGCATATCGCCATCAACACCTTCGCCCATCCCGACGGCTACGCCCGCTGGCAGCGTGCGGTGGATATGGCGGCCCAGCTGGGCGCCGACGCGCTGATTCTGGCGGATCTGGCGATGCTGGAATACGCCGCCCAGCGCTACCCGCAGCTGGAGCGCCACGTTTCGGTGCAGGCCTCCGCCACCAACGAGGAGGCGATCCGTTTCTACCAGCGCAACTTCGAGGTAGGCCGGGTGGTGCTGCCGCGCGTGCTGTCGATGCATCAGGTGAAACAGCTGGCCCGCACCAGCCCGGTGCCGCTGGAAGTGTTCGCCTTCGGCAGCCTGTGTATCATGGCCGAGGGGCGCTGCTATCTCTCTTCCTACCTGACCGGCGAATCGCCGAACACCGTCGGCGCCTGTTCGCCGGCACGGTTCGTGCGCTGGCAGCAAACCCCGCAGGGCATGGAGTCGCGCCTGAACGACGTGCTGATCGACCGCTATCAGGACCATGAAAACGCCGGCTACCCGACGCTGTGCAAGGGCCGCTATCTGGTGGACGACGTGCGCTACCACGCGCTGGAAGAGCCCACCAGCCTCAATACGCTGGAGCTGCTGCCGGAGCTGCTGGCCGCCAACATCGCCTCGGTGAAGATCGAAGGCCGCCAGCGCAGCCCGGCTTACGTCAGCCAGGTGGCGCGCGTCTGGCGCCAGGCGATCGACCGTTGCCAGGCCGATCCGGCCGCCTACCGCGCCGACGCCGCCTGGATGGAGACGCTGGGCGCGATGTCCGAGGGCACCCAGACCACGCTGGGCGCCTATCACCGCAAATGGCAGTAG
- the speFL gene encoding leader peptide SpeFL: MENNNRKMAHIRRTTHIMMMAHRSCFSFAFFNYR; this comes from the coding sequence ATGGAAAACAATAACCGCAAAATGGCGCATATCAGGCGCACAACCCATATTATGATGATGGCTCATCGCAGCTGCTTTAGCTTCGCATTCTTCAACTACAGATAA
- a CDS encoding GIY-YIG nuclease family protein, which yields MTDTSPTPWHLYMLRLPSGMLYTGITTDVARRLAQHQAGKGAKALRGKGELTLAFHCQVGDRSTALKLEYRVKQLSKIQKERLVNHPPLSLEYLLPVVKSD from the coding sequence ATGACCGACACTTCCCCCACTCCCTGGCACCTCTACATGCTGCGTTTACCGAGCGGCATGCTGTATACCGGCATCACCACCGACGTGGCGCGCCGCCTGGCGCAGCATCAAGCCGGCAAAGGCGCCAAGGCGCTGCGCGGAAAAGGGGAACTGACGCTGGCATTTCACTGCCAGGTGGGGGATCGCTCAACGGCGCTGAAGCTGGAATACCGCGTCAAACAGCTGAGCAAAATACAAAAAGAGCGGCTGGTGAATCACCCGCCGCTGTCGTTGGAGTATCTATTGCCGGTCGTTAAAAGCGATTAA
- the speF gene encoding ornithine decarboxylase SpeF, with protein sequence MKKLKIAANTQTLGCFETERDIVDVHHSDFNDVAAIVLSVDDVTHGMVARIEEHGLNIPLFVAVCCEEELDNAVLPALHGVFELCGKNTQFYGKQLEAAAAKYESELLPPFFNTLTQYVEMGNATFACPGHQGGEFFRKHPAGRQFFDFYGETLFRSDMCNADVKLGDLLIHEGAPCAAQQHAAKVFNADKTYFVLNGTSASNKVATNALLTRGDLVLFDRNNHKSNHHGALIQAGATPVYLETARNPFGFIGGIDAHCFDERYLRQQIREVAPERANEARPFRLAIIQLGTYDGTIYNARQVVDKIGHLCDYILFDSAWVGYEQFIPMMKDCSPLLLELNENDPGIIVTQSVHKQQAGFSQTSQIHKKDKHIKGQSRYCNHKRFNNAFMLHASTSPFYPLFAALDVNAKMHEGKSGQRLWQECVRVGIEARKMLLDTCTMIKPFVPDQIDGKPWQAYDTAAMANDLRFFNFVPGEKWHAFEGYAESQYFVDPCKLLLTTPGIDTATGSYSEFGIPATILANYLRENGIVPEKCDLNSILFLLTPAEDIAKMQHLVALIARFEQHIEQNSLLSEVLPAVYKNHQQRYKNYTIRQLCQEMHDLYVSYDVKELQKEMFRKSYFPRVVMNPQDANTEFVRGNVELVSLAKAEGRIAAEGALPYPPGVLCVVPGEIWGGAAQRYFLALEEGINLLPGFAPELQGVYIQQDEDGWNRAYGYVMKN encoded by the coding sequence ATGAAAAAATTAAAAATTGCCGCCAACACCCAAACCCTCGGCTGCTTTGAAACTGAACGCGACATCGTCGATGTGCATCACAGCGATTTCAATGACGTCGCCGCCATCGTGCTGTCGGTAGACGACGTCACGCACGGCATGGTGGCGCGCATTGAAGAGCACGGCCTGAACATTCCGCTGTTCGTCGCCGTCTGCTGCGAAGAAGAGCTGGATAACGCCGTATTGCCGGCGCTGCATGGCGTGTTTGAGCTGTGCGGCAAGAATACCCAGTTCTACGGCAAACAGCTGGAGGCCGCCGCCGCCAAATATGAGAGTGAGCTGCTGCCGCCGTTCTTCAATACGCTGACGCAGTACGTGGAAATGGGCAACGCCACCTTCGCCTGCCCCGGCCACCAGGGCGGCGAGTTCTTCCGTAAACATCCGGCGGGCCGCCAGTTCTTCGACTTCTACGGCGAAACGCTTTTCCGCTCCGATATGTGCAATGCCGACGTCAAACTGGGCGACCTGTTGATCCACGAAGGCGCGCCTTGCGCCGCGCAGCAGCACGCCGCCAAGGTGTTCAATGCCGACAAGACCTACTTCGTGCTCAACGGCACCTCGGCCTCGAACAAGGTGGCGACCAACGCCCTGCTGACGCGCGGCGATCTGGTGCTGTTCGACCGCAACAACCATAAATCCAACCACCACGGCGCGTTGATCCAGGCCGGCGCCACGCCGGTGTATCTGGAAACCGCCCGCAACCCGTTCGGCTTTATCGGCGGCATCGACGCGCACTGCTTCGACGAACGCTACCTGCGCCAACAGATCCGCGAAGTGGCGCCGGAACGCGCCAACGAAGCCCGCCCGTTCCGCCTGGCGATCATCCAGCTCGGCACCTACGACGGCACCATCTACAACGCCCGCCAGGTGGTCGACAAGATTGGCCACCTGTGCGACTACATCCTGTTCGACTCCGCCTGGGTGGGCTATGAGCAGTTCATTCCGATGATGAAAGACTGCTCGCCGCTGCTGCTGGAGCTGAACGAAAACGATCCCGGCATCATCGTCACCCAGTCGGTGCACAAACAGCAGGCCGGCTTCTCACAAACCTCGCAGATCCACAAAAAAGACAAGCACATCAAGGGGCAGAGCCGCTACTGCAACCACAAGCGCTTCAACAACGCCTTCATGCTGCACGCCTCTACCAGCCCGTTCTACCCGCTGTTCGCCGCGCTGGACGTCAACGCCAAGATGCACGAGGGCAAAAGCGGCCAGCGTCTGTGGCAGGAGTGCGTGCGCGTGGGGATCGAAGCGCGCAAAATGCTGCTGGATACCTGTACGATGATCAAACCGTTCGTGCCGGATCAGATCGACGGCAAGCCGTGGCAGGCCTATGACACCGCGGCGATGGCCAACGATCTGCGCTTCTTCAACTTCGTGCCCGGCGAGAAATGGCACGCCTTTGAGGGCTATGCCGAATCGCAGTACTTCGTCGATCCGTGCAAACTGCTGCTCACCACGCCGGGCATCGATACCGCCACCGGCAGCTACAGCGAGTTCGGCATCCCGGCGACCATTCTGGCCAACTACCTGCGTGAAAACGGCATCGTGCCGGAAAAATGCGATCTCAACTCGATCCTGTTCCTGCTGACGCCGGCGGAAGACATCGCCAAGATGCAGCATCTGGTGGCCCTGATCGCCCGCTTCGAGCAGCACATCGAGCAAAACTCCCTGCTCAGCGAGGTGCTGCCTGCGGTCTATAAAAACCACCAGCAGCGCTACAAAAACTACACCATCCGCCAGCTGTGCCAGGAAATGCACGACCTTTACGTCAGCTACGACGTTAAAGAACTGCAAAAAGAGATGTTCCGAAAAAGTTATTTCCCGCGCGTGGTGATGAATCCGCAGGACGCCAATACCGAGTTCGTGCGCGGCAATGTGGAATTGGTCTCGCTGGCTAAAGCCGAGGGCCGCATCGCCGCCGAAGGCGCCCTGCCTTACCCTCCTGGCGTGCTGTGCGTGGTGCCCGGTGAAATTTGGGGCGGCGCCGCGCAGCGTTATTTCCTGGCACTGGAAGAAGGCATCAACTTATTGCCGGGATTCGCGCCGGAATTGCAGGGCGTTTATATCCAACAGGATGAGGACGGTTGGAACCGCGCTTACGGCTACGTCATGAAAAATTAA
- the ubiT gene encoding ubiquinone anaerobic biosynthesis accessory factor UbiT, with amino-acid sequence MLEQLRARLVRQGPSLLRIPLKFTPFALQRQLLQQVLSWQFRQALADGDLEFLESRWLKIEVRDLALQWFMTVENDKLVVSQHAEADVSFSGDANDLILIAARKQDPDTLFFQRRLQIEGDTELGLYVKNLMDAIELESMPVPLRMGLLQLADFVEAGLQEGTASASRVAVSC; translated from the coding sequence GTGTTGGAACAACTACGAGCACGCCTTGTGCGCCAGGGGCCGTCGCTGCTGCGCATCCCGCTGAAATTCACGCCGTTCGCCCTGCAGCGTCAGCTGCTGCAACAGGTGCTGAGCTGGCAGTTCCGCCAGGCGTTGGCGGATGGCGATCTGGAATTTCTCGAATCGCGCTGGCTGAAGATCGAAGTTCGCGATCTGGCGCTACAATGGTTTATGACGGTAGAAAACGACAAACTGGTGGTCAGCCAGCACGCCGAGGCGGACGTCAGCTTCAGCGGCGACGCCAACGATCTGATCCTGATCGCGGCGCGCAAGCAAGATCCGGATACGCTGTTCTTTCAGCGTCGGCTGCAGATTGAAGGGGATACCGAATTGGGCCTGTATGTGAAAAATTTGATGGACGCTATCGAGCTGGAAAGCATGCCTGTGCCGCTGCGCATGGGGCTGTTGCAGTTGGCTGATTTTGTCGAAGCAGGGTTGCAGGAGGGCACGGCGTCGGCTTCCCGTGTGGCGGTATCATGCTGA